A stretch of DNA from Thermanaerosceptrum fracticalcis:
AAGCACTGGAGTTTGATACCCATGTCTCTAAAGAAGGAGATTTTGTTCTCACTAGCTGCTGCTGCCCCATGTGGGTAGGTATGGTGAAAAAAGTTTATACCAGACTCATTCCCCATATCTCTCCTTCTGTATCGCCTATGGTAGCCTGCGGGCGGGGGATAAAAAAGCTTCATCCTGACGCTAAAGTAGTATTTATCGGTCCCTGTGTGGCCAAAAAGGCTGAAGCGAAAGAAGAGGATGTCAAGGATGCTGTGGATGTGGTGATTACTTTTAAAGAATTGCAGCAGATTTTTGAGGCTGTAGAGATTAACCCGGCAGAAATGGAAGAGGACGAAAGCGAACATTCTTCCCGGGCCGGCAGGATTTATGCCCGGACGGGCGGGGTTAGTAAAGCGGTAGCCGATACTTTGAAAAGGTTAAGGCCGGAAAAACCAATCCAGATTGTTTCAGCCCAAGCCGATGGGGTAAAAGAATGCCGGAAGATGCTCCAGGATGCCTTGGAAGGTAAAATTGAAGCCAATTTTTACGAAGGCATGGGCTGCCCGGGGGGATGCGTGGGAGGGCCCCAGGTGCTGATAGATCCGGGTAAAGGGAGAGAACTGGTTAACCGCTACGGTGAAGAAGCCGATAGCCTTACTCCTGCCGATAATGAGTATGTGCTGGCTTTATTGAAAAAATTAGGATTTGCAGAGATTCCTGAATTATTAGAAGGAGAAAAATCCAATATGTTTAAGAGAGAATTTTCCTGATGGACATTTGTGCATAACAAACAGACAAGTATACTGTATACTTGTCTGTTTTTTTGTTACACACTGCCGGATTTTATGCTATATTAAATAATTATATGAGCGAGGGGAGTTAGAAGTCTATGGAGCATTTATATGCAAAGAGGGTGCAAAAATCCGGAAA
This window harbors:
- a CDS encoding [Fe-Fe] hydrogenase large subunit C-terminal domain-containing protein: MTTLTYEQIFKDLVKSAYDGKLAEDIEKLKSLGDDDINHYVDYATGRGDPDKVVFKVKDCKDNAGCEERKCEVACLFEAIQRDEKGNVIIKHNYCESCGACIEACDYKHLVDRKEFIPLIEVLKDRSVPVFAIVAPAFFGQFGPDVTPGKLRAALKHLGFYGMVEVALFADILTLKEALEFDTHVSKEGDFVLTSCCCPMWVGMVKKVYTRLIPHISPSVSPMVACGRGIKKLHPDAKVVFIGPCVAKKAEAKEEDVKDAVDVVITFKELQQIFEAVEINPAEMEEDESEHSSRAGRIYARTGGVSKAVADTLKRLRPEKPIQIVSAQADGVKECRKMLQDALEGKIEANFYEGMGCPGGCVGGPQVLIDPGKGRELVNRYGEEADSLTPADNEYVLALLKKLGFAEIPELLEGEKSNMFKREFS